Proteins encoded within one genomic window of uncultured Desulfobacter sp.:
- a CDS encoding formate dehydrogenase accessory protein FdhE, whose product MSQNERICHEKTPKGIQTALDTLAARNPALSSLISAFGPVMVAKAEVRARLSENDVSKPDLPESEWARFSRGVHLFAITGLMDFHREFKQAAHTILSPMAEAFPAIQPDIEAIKRNIEDDTLDADDCVRAFVNNYTRNINAFAGLSGTSPDIFRFALAQIAEPFKQIQARAFSAFMDDHPWPHGHCPMCGSFPTVAGLIGKQGDCWLQCAVCAHEWRFRSRTCPRCENNNQSLFEDVFDPDSPAKDAERVTICKLCNTYILTIDLREQSDPVNMDVAALGMTELDIQAREKGYSPQSELIWNLLDYRF is encoded by the coding sequence ATGAGTCAGAATGAACGTATCTGTCATGAAAAAACGCCCAAAGGCATTCAAACCGCCCTTGACACCCTGGCCGCACGAAACCCGGCATTATCGTCACTGATCTCAGCATTTGGTCCGGTGATGGTGGCAAAAGCCGAAGTGAGGGCCCGGCTGTCTGAAAACGATGTAAGCAAGCCTGACCTGCCGGAATCTGAATGGGCCCGATTTTCCAGAGGGGTGCATTTGTTCGCCATCACAGGGCTTATGGACTTCCACCGAGAGTTTAAACAAGCAGCCCATACGATTCTATCGCCCATGGCAGAGGCGTTTCCAGCCATCCAGCCGGACATTGAAGCAATTAAACGCAACATTGAGGACGACACCCTTGATGCCGACGACTGTGTCCGGGCGTTTGTGAATAACTACACCCGAAACATAAACGCATTTGCCGGCCTGTCAGGCACCAGTCCTGACATCTTCAGATTTGCCCTGGCCCAGATTGCCGAACCCTTCAAACAAATTCAGGCCCGGGCCTTCTCTGCCTTCATGGATGACCATCCGTGGCCTCACGGGCACTGTCCCATGTGCGGATCATTCCCGACGGTTGCAGGGCTCATTGGAAAACAAGGCGATTGCTGGCTGCAGTGTGCCGTGTGCGCCCATGAATGGCGTTTCAGAAGCCGCACTTGCCCACGATGCGAGAATAATAACCAGAGCCTTTTTGAAGATGTTTTCGACCCGGACAGCCCTGCCAAGGATGCAGAACGCGTAACGATCTGCAAGCTGTGCAACACCTATATTTTAACCATAGACCTGCGTGAGCAAAGTGATCCGGTGAACATGGACGTTGCGGCCCTGGGCATGACCGAACTGGATATCCAGGCCCGGGAAAAGGGGTATTCACCGCAATCTGAATTGATCTGGAATTTACTGGATTACAGGTTTTAA
- a CDS encoding glycosyltransferase family 2 protein produces the protein MGSEGGPNECKKNSGHRFAVVIPVYNHGITVKAVVVEAVKLGFPVIIVDDGSTDITPYQLKGLPGIRVITHEQNLGKGAALMTGFKIATEMADFAVTMDADGQHFPNDALAMIAAVPIGKKPLVTGYRKQMENERVPWTSRMGRRFSNMWILASGGPGIRDSQSGFRIYPLPETLNLKTRARRYQFEVEVLVKAHRNKIEVIEVPIRVEYPFDRVSHFRPFIDFLRNSATFSRLIFRRIVGLV, from the coding sequence GTGGGGTCAGAAGGCGGGCCGAATGAGTGCAAAAAAAATTCAGGACACCGATTTGCGGTTGTGATCCCTGTGTATAACCACGGTATAACGGTCAAAGCTGTGGTCGTTGAAGCGGTGAAGCTCGGATTCCCGGTGATCATTGTGGATGACGGCTCAACGGACATCACCCCCTATCAGCTTAAAGGACTCCCGGGTATCCGGGTGATTACCCATGAACAGAACCTTGGCAAAGGTGCGGCCCTGATGACCGGATTTAAGATCGCAACTGAGATGGCTGATTTTGCCGTTACCATGGATGCTGACGGGCAGCATTTTCCCAATGATGCCCTTGCCATGATTGCTGCTGTCCCAATAGGGAAAAAACCGTTGGTGACCGGGTATCGAAAGCAGATGGAAAATGAGCGGGTACCCTGGACCAGCCGCATGGGCAGGCGGTTTTCAAACATGTGGATCTTGGCATCCGGCGGTCCCGGCATCCGCGATTCCCAAAGCGGCTTCCGCATCTACCCGCTTCCTGAAACCTTGAACCTGAAAACCCGGGCCAGGCGGTATCAATTTGAGGTGGAGGTGCTGGTCAAAGCCCACAGAAATAAAATTGAGGTCATTGAGGTCCCCATTCGTGTGGAATATCCCTTCGACAGAGTTTCCCATTTTCGGCCGTTTATTGATTTTTTACGCAACAGCGCCACGTTCAGCAGGCTGATATTCAGGCGTATAGTGGGTTTGGTTTAG
- a CDS encoding lysophospholipid acyltransferase family protein, translated as MKVFTYQVLIVLSRWFGPWVFTLVSRFIAVGYFFLFPRRAAVSAKFYAALFPGKGRLFHWYCAWRQYQNFTTVFMDRIRTSGQENIQFTSTGWQRFEDELGKGHGAIVLMSHMGNWDVAANLMAKQRKDIKLLLYMGAKAKEQIESVQKQELSDKGIRIVAVEPSAGSPLDVVDGIRFLKSGGVVSLTGDKLWHPDQRAVSVPFLGQTARIPEFPHVFALVSKAPLFVFFTFRTGPGSYRFMLSEPMYISCASREDRTRAVAESARGYGEMLEQTLRDHPYEWYHFDPFLVDHPGQPLT; from the coding sequence GTGAAGGTCTTTACCTACCAAGTGCTTATTGTTTTGTCCCGGTGGTTTGGCCCCTGGGTTTTTACCCTGGTCTCCCGGTTCATTGCAGTGGGCTATTTTTTCTTGTTTCCCCGCCGGGCGGCAGTCAGCGCAAAATTTTATGCGGCACTTTTTCCCGGCAAAGGTCGCCTGTTTCACTGGTATTGTGCTTGGCGTCAATACCAGAATTTTACCACCGTCTTCATGGACCGTATCAGGACGTCCGGGCAGGAGAATATTCAATTTACCTCAACGGGTTGGCAACGGTTTGAAGACGAACTGGGCAAAGGTCACGGCGCCATCGTCCTCATGTCCCACATGGGCAATTGGGATGTGGCCGCAAACCTGATGGCAAAGCAGCGAAAGGATATTAAACTGCTCCTTTACATGGGGGCAAAGGCTAAAGAACAGATCGAATCCGTCCAGAAACAGGAACTCAGTGACAAAGGCATCCGCATTGTTGCCGTCGAACCGTCAGCCGGCTCGCCTCTTGACGTTGTGGACGGTATACGTTTTTTAAAATCCGGCGGAGTGGTCTCTTTGACCGGGGATAAATTGTGGCACCCGGATCAAAGAGCGGTCAGCGTGCCGTTTTTAGGCCAAACTGCTCGAATCCCGGAGTTCCCCCATGTCTTTGCCCTGGTGTCCAAAGCCCCTTTGTTTGTCTTTTTTACCTTTCGCACGGGTCCCGGCAGTTATCGGTTTATGTTGTCCGAGCCCATGTATATTTCATGTGCATCCCGGGAGGACCGCACCCGGGCCGTTGCTGAATCGGCCCGGGGCTATGGGGAAATGCTCGAACAGACCCTGCGTGACCATCCCTATGAATGGTACCATTTTGATCCGTTTCTTGTGGATCATCCCGGACAGCCCCTAACATAG
- a CDS encoding NAD-dependent epimerase/dehydratase family protein, with the protein MIGTPFTSTATKVMMLGSGELGKEVVIELQRFGVEVIAVDSYENAPAMQVADRCYVVSMLDGDALRKIIEDEKPTMVVPEVEAIATDTLVELEKV; encoded by the coding sequence ATGATTGGAACACCATTTACCAGTACTGCAACAAAAGTTATGATGCTTGGATCTGGAGAATTGGGGAAAGAGGTAGTCATTGAACTACAGAGATTCGGCGTCGAAGTGATTGCCGTAGATAGTTATGAAAATGCCCCGGCTATGCAGGTTGCAGATAGGTGCTATGTTGTCTCTATGCTTGATGGTGATGCATTAAGAAAAATTATTGAAGATGAAAAACCAACAATGGTTGTGCCGGAAGTTGAGGCAATTGCTACAGATACCTTGGTGGAACTCGAAAAAGTCTGA